The genomic interval CGGCTCGCCACCTGAGGGACCGTCATCGTCCGGACCAGCAGTCCCCTCCGCGACTGGCGGCTCGATTTCGAAAACCATGCCCTGGCCATTCTCACGCGCATAGATGGCCATGACAGCTTCGGAAGGTATGTACAGGCTGTGGGCAACACCACCGAAGCGCCCCTCGAAACTCACCCCCTGATTGTCCATATGCAGATGCCGTACGGCGCTGGGCGAAATATTGAGGACAATCTGCCCATCATTCACGTAACCAGCCGGGACTTGAACATTCGGCATCTCGGCGTTGACTAGCAGATGGGGTGTGCAATCGTTGTCGACAATCCACTCGTAGAGCCCACGCAGTAGATAGGGACGACTGGAGTTCATATCAACCTCCTCATGTTGGCCGCATATTGCGTTCGATAGCGGACAGACTGGCCCGAAAGGCCTGGCGAGCGAACTGGCGCTCCATGTATTCGAGCAGCGGCTTCGCGCTGCGCGGCAGTTCTATACCCAGTAGCGATAGCCGCCAGAGGAGCGGCAATAGACAACAGTCCACCAAGCTTGGCTCGTCACTGAGAAAATAAGGCTTTTCAGCGAATAGGGGCGATACTTCGAGCAGGCTCTCCCGTAGCTCCCCGCGCAACTGGTTGCGTGCGCCTTCATCGGTGCGCACATCCAGAATTCGATCAGCTAGAACGCACCAGTCGCTCTGGATGCGATGCATCAGCAAACGACTGTTGGCACGAGCCACAGGATACACCGGCAGCAACGGCGGATGCGGATAACGTTCCTCAAGGTACTCCATGATCACCCCAGGCTCGTACAGGCACAGATCACGATCCATCAGCGTGGGTAGTGCACCGTAGGGATTGATCTCGGCAAGTTCGTCTGAGTTCTTTTCCGGATCAAGGTCGAGGATCTGGATGACAATTCCCTTCTCGGCAAGCACCATCCGGACACGATGGGAATAATGATCAGCCGGATCGGAATAACAGACCAACCGATTGGTCATGCCCATGGCAAACCCCTCGCTCGCAGGTCACATTTCCAGAATAAAAAAACACACGCGCCCCAAGGGGCGCGTGTGTTTGCAGGTGTACGCGCTATGGATCAGTGCACGTCTTTCCAGTATTCGCGCTTGAGCAGATAGGCGAACACGAAGAAAACCGCCAGGAACAGAAGCACGTAACTACCGATACGCTGGCTCTCCAGCTTGACCGGGTTGGCCGAGTAAGCCAGGAAGGTCACCAGATTCTTCACCTTCTCGTCAAACTCCTCGGGAGTCAGTGCGCCAGTCTTCGGCAAAACGGTCAACTGATCGCAAGCTTCGTGAGTGATCTCTGCCCCTGTGAGCGGGTCATACTGCTTCTTGCCATCCTCAACCACCTGGACCTGCTTGCAGCCGAAAACCTGACGACCCTGCAGCCCCTCAAGCACATTGGGCATGCCCACGTTGGGAAATACAGTGTTGTTCACACCCAGCGGGCGCGAGGGATCCTCATAGAAGCTGCGCAGATAGCTGTACAGCCAGTCCTTGCCGCGCACCCGGGCAACCAGCGTCAGATCCGGCGGCGCCGCACCAAACCAGACCTTGGCGTCCTCGGGACGCATGCCGATCTTCATGTGGTCGCCAATCTTGGCACCGGTGAAGACGATGTTTTCCGTCATCACTTCTTCGGGAATGCCAAGATCCCTGGCTACCCGCTCGTAGCGCTGGAACTGGGCACTATGGCAGCCCATGCAGTAGTTGGCGAAGGTCCGCAAACCATCCTGCATGGCCGCCTTGTCAGCCAGGTCGATGTCGACCTTGTCCAGCTCGGGTTCAACTCCTGCGGCAAATGAAAAGGCCGGCAGAATCGCGAAAATCAATGCAGCAAATTGTTTTTTCATCAGCCAGTCACCCTTTCCGGAACCGGTTTGGTCTTTTCCATCCTGGTGTAGAACGGCATCAGGATGAAGAACGCGAAGTACAGTGCCGTGCACACCTGCGACAACAACGTGCGTCCGGGGGTCGGCGAGAGTACGCCGAGCACGCCAAGGGTCAGGAAGGCGACGCAGAACACCAGCAGCCACAACTTGCTCAGCCAGCCCTTGTAGCGCATCGACTTGACAGGGCTGCGATCCAGCCAGGGCAGAACGAACAGCACGGCGATGGCCGCCCCCATGGCGATAACGCCGAGCAGCTTGTCCGGAACCGCTCGCAGGATTGCGTAGAACGGCGTGAAGTACCATACCGGCGCAATATGTGCGGGAGTCTTGAAGGCATTGGCCTGCTCGAAGTTCGGCTTCTCGAGGAAATATCCCCCCATCTCAGGGAAGAAGAACACCACGGCACAGAAAATGAAGAGGAACACCACCACACCAACGATGTCTTTTACGGTGTAGTAGGGATGGAAGGGGATGCCGTCCAGCGGCTTGCCGTTGGCGTCCTTGCTCTTCTTGATCTCGATACCGTCCGGGTTGTTGGAACCGACCTCATGCAGCGCCAGGATGTGCAGCACGACCAAGCCGAGCAGAACGATCGGCAGCGCAATGACATGCAGGGCAAAGAAGCGGTTCAGGGTGATTCCGGAGATCAGGTAGTCACCACGAATCCACTGGGTCAGGTCCTCGCCGATCACCGGAATGGCGCCGAACAGGGAGATGATCACCTGGGCACCCCAATAGGACATCTGCCCCCAGGGCAGCAGGTAGCCCATGAAGGCCTCGGCCATCAGGCACAGATAGATCAGCATGCCGAAGATCCACACCAGCTCACGCGGCTTCTGGTAGGAACCATAGAGCAGGCCGCGGAACATGTGCAGATAAACCACGACGAAGAATGCCGAAGCGCCGGTGGAGTGCAGATAGCGAATGATCCAGCCGTATTCGACATCGCGCATGATGTATTCGACGGAGGCGAAGGCCTCCTCGGCGGACGGGGTGAAGCTCATGGTCAGCCAGATACCGGTGAGGATCTGATTGACCAGCACCAGAAGCGCCAGCGAACCGAAGAAGTAGAAGAAGTTGAAGTTCTTCGGTGCGTAGTATTTGGAGAGATGGTCTTCCCACATCGAAGTAGCGGGGAAGCGGGCATCAATCCACTCCATGAACTTGCTCATCAGGCCTTCTCCTGGTCCACGCCGACAATGATTACATCATCCGATTCATAGGAATGCGGAGGCACCGGCAGGTTCAAGGGAGCAGGTTGTGCCTTGTAGACACGACCGGCCAAATCGTACTTGGAACCATGGCAGGGACAGAAATAGCCCCCCATCCAGTCGGCTCCCAGATCCGCCGGAGCAACTTCCGGACGGAAGGAGGGAGCACAGCCCAGGTGGGTGCAAAGGCCAACCAGAACCAGAATCTCCGGTTTGATCGAGCGCAATTTCCGGTCCACATAGGCCGGCTGAACCGAGGCGGCCGAGTCGGGATCCGCCACTGCAGATTCGACCTTCTTCAGGCTGGCAAGAATCCCCTCGGTACGGCGGACGATAAACACCGGCTGGCCACGCCATTCAGCCACTATCTGTTGCCCCGGCCCAATTTTACTGACATTCACCTTCACCGGTGCACCTGCGGCCTTGGCCTTGGCACTTGGGAACCAAGATCCCACAAACGGGACCGCAGCCCCCACCGCTCCTGCCGCACCCACCACGGAGGTGGCTGCAACCAGAAAGCGACGCCGGCCGACATTCACGCCGTCATTGCTCATTCAGTTGTCTCCCATCAACTCTGCGGCCCGTTGTCCGGACCTGTAATAAAAAAACGAGGCGCGCGAAAAAACGGCAAGATGGTAAAGAAAACCCTCAGGCCTGACAAGGTAATAGCCGGATACAATAATGCCGAAGCGTCTAGAAAGAACGGCATCGAAGTTGCGACAAGCTGTCGCAGGAATTCTCAGACACAAAAAAACACCCGGCACTCTGAGGAGTGCCGGGTGCCTGGTGAAAACGCCGAAATTAGCGCTTGGAGTATTGCGGACGCTTGCGCGCCTTGCGCAGGCCGACCTTCTTACGCTCGACCTCACGAGCATCGCGAGTCACGTAGCCAGCACGACGCAGCGAGCTACGGAAAGTCTCGTCATACTCGATCAGGGCGCGAGTGATGCCATGACGAATGGCACCAGCCTGACCACTGACACCACCACCGATAACGGTGACATAGACATCGAACTTTTCCCCGGTCTCGGTCAGCTCGAGCGGCTGACGCACAACCATGCGGGCAGTTTCGCGGCCGAAGAACTGCTCGAGAGAGCGGTTGTTGATGGAAATCTTGCCAGTGCCCGGACGCAGGAAGACGCGAGCGGTAGCAGTCTTACGACGGCCGGTGCCGTAATTTTGAGTCGCCGACATGATGAGCTATCCCCTTAAATCTTCAGTTCTTGAGGCTGCTGAGCGGTATGCGGGTGAGCAGCACCCTTGTACACCTTCAGCTTGCGGTACATGTCACGACCCAGCGGATTCTTCGGCAGCATGCCCTTGACCGCAGTTTCGATCACACGCTCGGGAGCCCTGGCGATCAGCTTCTCGAAACTGATGGACTTGATACCGCCCGGGAAACCGGAGTGAGAGTAGTAGATCTTGTCGCTGCTCTTAGCACCGGTAACCCGCACCTGCTCGGCATTGATCACGATGATGTAATCACCGGTATCCACATGCGGAGTGTATTCGGGCTTGTGCTTGCCACGCAGACGGCTGGCGATTTCAGTAGCCAGACGACCCAGGGTCTGGCCGGCAGCGTCGACGACATACCAGTCGCGCTTAACGGTTTCCGGTTTCGCAGTAAAAGTTTTCATTCGTTATAGCCTCAGGGGCCACCCTGAAAATAAGGCGGCAAATCTTACTGAATAATGCTTGCCTTGACAAGGTCGAGGCGGCCGGAAACAGACGCTATCGGGGGCTCGGGTCAGCGCGTCCGCAACGGCAGGAGGTCGGTAGGCTAGGCATCCCCTACCTGATTTCCAGCGAGCTAGGCATCCCCACCAGAAAATCTTTGAAATCATACCGACTGTGGAAAAAATAGCAACCGTCCGTCCGCAGCCGCACGAGAAGCAGCGAGTCGAACCCAGGCACGCCAAGAGCCCTTTCGAGGCTATCGAAAGAGACCGCCTTGCCAACCACCACAGCCCCGATCTGGCCGTGGATTATCCAGCCCTCCGCGAGGCGAGCCGGTCGGCCAACCGGGTCGGCTCCGGCAGGCGATAGCGTGTGACGCAACCCATGACCAGCCGTGGGGCACTGGCCAGACTGACCCGATGCCCTGGCGAAACGATCAATGGACGCACCTTGTCCTTGCTTCGCAGCACTGTCCCCAACATATCGCCTTGATACATCAGGGGAACCTGATCTCCACGCCGCCCCCCCAACTCGGCATGGGTGCCGACGAGAATCTTCTTGGCCACACCAATGGTTGGCAGGCCGCTCACGACACCCAGATGGGCTGCTATGCCCAATCTACGCGGGTGGGCAATCCCCTGCCCATCGCAGAAGACCAGATCCGGAACCTGTGGCAGCTCTGCCAGGGCACGCAGGACGGCCGGAAGCTCGCGAAAGGACAGCAGCCCCGGGATGTAGGGCATGGAGGTCGGAATGCGCACCAGGCGCTCGGCAAGCAGCTCCAGGGTATCTGCATCGAGCAATACCGCCGCAGCCCGGGTAATGCTTCCCCCTTCTTCGAAGCCGACGTCCACGCCGGCTATCAGGCGCAGGGCGGGAAAATCGTCCTGCAGCACGACCCGCTCGGCCAGCTGCCGCTGCAGAAGGCGGGCTCCGGCAGGCGAACCATCCCAATCACCAAAAGGCGAGTCGGGCACAACCAGGGGTGCAGACATGCCTTGAATGCCCTCCAGCACGATCCGCTCGAAGCGAGCAGACTCCAGACACTGCCCCACAAAAGGATAGGGGCCACCCACGGGTGGCCCCATCGGTCACGGCTTGTGCGGCCGAGCGAGGAACTCGTGGGACTGCATCTCCAGCAGACGGCTCAGGGTCCGCTGGAATTCGAATTCCAGCCGGCCACCGGCATAGAGATCCTTGAGTTCGACCTCGGCGGAAATGATCAATTTGACGTTGCGGTCGTAGAACTCGTCGACCAGGTTGATGAATCGCCGCGCCATGTCGTCCTTGGAGACATTCATCTGTTCGACGTTGGACAGCAATACCGCCTCGAAAATCTTGCCCAGCTCGATGTAATCGTTCTGGCTGCGCGGACCGTCGCACAATTCGCGGAACTCGAACCAGGCCACGTCATTGGCGGTCTTGCGTGCGCGGATCTCGCGGCTCTCGATCAGCAGAACATCGTTCTCCTTGATCGCACAGTGCTCGGTAAGCAGGCTTTTGAAGCTGCGCTCAAGGCTCCTCTCCGCCTCAGCATCCAGTGGCCAGTGGTACAGCTCGGCCTGCTCCAGGGCACGCAGGCGGTAATCGATGCCACTGTCGACGTTGACGATTTCCGTGTGCTCCTTGAGCAGGGCGATCGCCGGCAGAAAGCGGGCACGCTGCAGACCATCCTTGTAGAGGCCGTCCGGCACGATATTGGAGGTGGCAACCAGACTCACGCCGTTCTTGAAAAGCTCCTCCAGCAGAGTGGCCAGAATCATCGCATCGGTGATATCGGATACGAAGAACTCATCGAAGCAGATGACTCTCGCCTCACTGGCGAAACGCCTGGCAATGATGGTCAGCGGGTTCTTCTCACCCTTGAGGGTCTTCATTTCCTCGTGCACCCGCTTCATGAAGCGGTGGAAGTGAGTGCGCATCTTCTGCTCGAACGGCAGAGCATCGTAGAAGGTGTCGACCAGATAGGTCTTGCCGCGCCCCACTCCTCCCCAGAAGTAGATGCCCTTGATCGGGCCCTTCTGCTGATTCTGCGGCTTCTTGCCGAGCAACCTGTCGAACAACCCAAGTTTGCCAGCCGCGGCCGTTCCCTGCGGACCGGCGCTGACCAGATCCTCATAGAGACGCTGCAGATGACGCACAGCATTTTCCTGAGCGGCATCGTGGAAGAAATCGGGGCGTTTCAGGTCGGCTTGATAGCGCTCAAGGGGAGTCATGGCAGAATCGGGATAAAT from Azotobacter salinestris carries:
- the zapE gene encoding cell division protein ZapE is translated as MTPLERYQADLKRPDFFHDAAQENAVRHLQRLYEDLVSAGPQGTAAAGKLGLFDRLLGKKPQNQQKGPIKGIYFWGGVGRGKTYLVDTFYDALPFEQKMRTHFHRFMKRVHEEMKTLKGEKNPLTIIARRFASEARVICFDEFFVSDITDAMILATLLEELFKNGVSLVATSNIVPDGLYKDGLQRARFLPAIALLKEHTEIVNVDSGIDYRLRALEQAELYHWPLDAEAERSLERSFKSLLTEHCAIKENDVLLIESREIRARKTANDVAWFEFRELCDGPRSQNDYIELGKIFEAVLLSNVEQMNVSKDDMARRFINLVDEFYDRNVKLIISAEVELKDLYAGGRLEFEFQRTLSRLLEMQSHEFLARPHKP
- a CDS encoding glutathione S-transferase N-terminal domain-containing protein — its product is MGMTNRLVCYSDPADHYSHRVRMVLAEKGIVIQILDLDPEKNSDELAEINPYGALPTLMDRDLCLYEPGVIMEYLEERYPHPPLLPVYPVARANSRLLMHRIQSDWCVLADRILDVRTDEGARNQLRGELRESLLEVSPLFAEKPYFLSDEPSLVDCCLLPLLWRLSLLGIELPRSAKPLLEYMERQFARQAFRASLSAIERNMRPT
- the petA gene encoding ubiquinol-cytochrome c reductase iron-sulfur subunit, with product MSNDGVNVGRRRFLVAATSVVGAAGAVGAAVPFVGSWFPSAKAKAAGAPVKVNVSKIGPGQQIVAEWRGQPVFIVRRTEGILASLKKVESAVADPDSAASVQPAYVDRKLRSIKPEILVLVGLCTHLGCAPSFRPEVAPADLGADWMGGYFCPCHGSKYDLAGRVYKAQPAPLNLPVPPHSYESDDVIIVGVDQEKA
- a CDS encoding cytochrome b codes for the protein MSKFMEWIDARFPATSMWEDHLSKYYAPKNFNFFYFFGSLALLVLVNQILTGIWLTMSFTPSAEEAFASVEYIMRDVEYGWIIRYLHSTGASAFFVVVYLHMFRGLLYGSYQKPRELVWIFGMLIYLCLMAEAFMGYLLPWGQMSYWGAQVIISLFGAIPVIGEDLTQWIRGDYLISGITLNRFFALHVIALPIVLLGLVVLHILALHEVGSNNPDGIEIKKSKDANGKPLDGIPFHPYYTVKDIVGVVVFLFIFCAVVFFFPEMGGYFLEKPNFEQANAFKTPAHIAPVWYFTPFYAILRAVPDKLLGVIAMGAAIAVLFVLPWLDRSPVKSMRYKGWLSKLWLLVFCVAFLTLGVLGVLSPTPGRTLLSQVCTALYFAFFILMPFYTRMEKTKPVPERVTG
- the rpsI gene encoding 30S ribosomal protein S9, translating into MSATQNYGTGRRKTATARVFLRPGTGKISINNRSLEQFFGRETARMVVRQPLELTETGEKFDVYVTVIGGGVSGQAGAIRHGITRALIEYDETFRSSLRRAGYVTRDAREVERKKVGLRKARKRPQYSKR
- a CDS encoding cytochrome c1, with the protein product MKKQFAALIFAILPAFSFAAGVEPELDKVDIDLADKAAMQDGLRTFANYCMGCHSAQFQRYERVARDLGIPEEVMTENIVFTGAKIGDHMKIGMRPEDAKVWFGAAPPDLTLVARVRGKDWLYSYLRSFYEDPSRPLGVNNTVFPNVGMPNVLEGLQGRQVFGCKQVQVVEDGKKQYDPLTGAEITHEACDQLTVLPKTGALTPEEFDEKVKNLVTFLAYSANPVKLESQRIGSYVLLFLAVFFVFAYLLKREYWKDVH
- a CDS encoding ClpXP protease specificity-enhancing factor, which codes for MNSSRPYLLRGLYEWIVDNDCTPHLLVNAEMPNVQVPAGYVNDGQIVLNISPSAVRHLHMDNQGVSFEGRFGGVAHSLYIPSEAVMAIYARENGQGMVFEIEPPVAEGTAGPDDDGPSGGEPPRPAGRPSLKVVK
- the rplM gene encoding 50S ribosomal protein L13, giving the protein MKTFTAKPETVKRDWYVVDAAGQTLGRLATEIASRLRGKHKPEYTPHVDTGDYIIVINAEQVRVTGAKSSDKIYYSHSGFPGGIKSISFEKLIARAPERVIETAVKGMLPKNPLGRDMYRKLKVYKGAAHPHTAQQPQELKI
- the nfi gene encoding deoxyribonuclease V (cleaves DNA at apurinic or apyrimidinic sites), giving the protein MPDSPFGDWDGSPAGARLLQRQLAERVVLQDDFPALRLIAGVDVGFEEGGSITRAAAVLLDADTLELLAERLVRIPTSMPYIPGLLSFRELPAVLRALAELPQVPDLVFCDGQGIAHPRRLGIAAHLGVVSGLPTIGVAKKILVGTHAELGGRRGDQVPLMYQGDMLGTVLRSKDKVRPLIVSPGHRVSLASAPRLVMGCVTRYRLPEPTRLADRLASRRAG